In Colletotrichum higginsianum IMI 349063 chromosome 1, whole genome shotgun sequence, one genomic interval encodes:
- a CDS encoding C6 zinc finger protein, whose product MARLGAAKVKTGCITCKIRRVKCDEARPACNRCASTGRKCDGYVTPPTGAYSWSQLLSARPPPTESAPDAELRQLAFFRRNVAPSLSGVLDSYFWTHLVPQFSHQQPAARHAMLAISSLYEKFLEDPLDRSAEKNAFAVTHYNEAIKHLRTTTNQEAVLFVCILFVCIEMLRNRCQTAIEHCRHGINILNDVKTKSNITKDYLEPAFCRLGIFPYFFGVRPETFPAVASPCRVPTPPFHSLLEVQEALDPLLVRTIRFIRMADEYRLGDETCPRPDAATMQERGEIDGLLDAWLGELQAFKERKRIQKCKLMAMREELVERLLESKWLVGKIWIDTCFSRGEAVYDLHMDKFRSIIELARESEAILRAMWTKFPRAKFTFEMGFVPQLAFVLVKCRSLSLRTTAMGLLKALAHEKESCWDLATVTTLAVQVIGFEHGLQLGPDDDMADMVDDGTLPPEERRIKDSALQDDRRVVSSTDGTGILWRKVALLLREPEGPVTVKEEWVSVPLRPKP is encoded by the exons ATGGCCCGACTGGGCGCAGCCAAGGTGAAGACGGGGTGCATTACGTGCAA GATCCGTCGGGTCAAGTGTGACGAGGCGCGCCCAGCCTGCAACCGGTGTGCCAGCACAGGGAGGAAGTGCGATGGTTAcgtgacgccgccgacgggagCGTACTCGTGGAGTCAGCTGCTCAGCGCGCGTCCGCCACCGACCGAGTCGGCGCCGGATGCCGAACTACGGCAGCTCGCATTCTTCCGGCGCAACGTGGCGCCCTCACTGTCCGGGGTTCTCGATAGCTACTTCTGGACGCATCTCGTCCCCCAGTTCTCCCACcagcagccggcggcgagacaCGCGATGCTGGCCATCAGCTCGCTCTATGAGAAGTTCCTGGAGGACCCGCTGGACCGgtcggccgagaagaacGCCTTTGCCGTCACCCACTAcaacgaggccatcaagcacctgaggacgacgacgaaccaGGAGGCCGTGCTCTTCGTGTGCATCCTCTTCGTGTGCATCGAGATGCTCCGCAACAGGTGCCAGACCGCCATCGAGCACTGCCGGCACGGCATCAACATCCTCAACGACGTCAAGACCAAGTCCAACATCACCAAGGACTACCTGGAACCGGCCTTCTGCCGCCTCGGCATCTTCCCCTACTTCTTCGGCGTCCGCCCGGAGACCTTTCCGGCCGTGGCGTCGCCGTGCCGCgtcccgacgccgccgttccACAGCCTGCTGGAGGTCCAGGAGGCGCTGGACCCGTTGCTCGTGCGGACCATCCGCTTCATCAGGATGGCGGACGAGTACCGGCTCGGGGACGAGACGTGTCCCCGACCCGACGCGGCCACGATGCAGGAGCGGGGGGAGATTGACGGGCTGCTCGACGCCTGGCTGGGCGAGCTGCAGGCCTTCAAGGAGCGCAAGAGGATCCAGAAGTGCAAGCTCATGGCCATgcgcgaggagctcgtcgagcggCTGCTCGAGTCCAAGTGGCTCGTCGGCAAGATCTGGATCGACACGTGCTTCTcgcgcggcgaggccgtctaCGACCTGCACATGGACAAGTTCCGCAGCATCATCGAGCTCGCGAGGGAGTCCGAGGCCATCCTGCGCGCCATGTGGACCAAGTTCCCGCGCGCCAAGTTCACCTTCGAGATGGGCTTCGTGCCGCAGCTggccttcgtcctcgtcaagtGCCGCTCGCTGAGCCTGCGGACGACGGCCATGGGCCTCCTGAAGGCGCTCGCCCACGAGAAGGAGAGCTGCTGGGACCTGGCGACCGTCACGACGCTCGCCGTGCAGGTCATCGGATTCGAGCACGGCCTGCAGCTCGGcccggacgacgacatggccgacatggtcgacgacgggacGCTGCCGCCCGAGGAGCGGCGCATCAAGGACTCGGCGTTGCAGGACGACAGGCGCGTTGTATCTAGCACCGACGGCACGGGTATCCTCTGGAGAAAGGTTGCGCTCCTGTTGAGAGAACCAGAGGGGCCTGTCACGGTCAAGGAAGAGTGGGTTTCCGTGCCCTTGAGGCCCAAGCCATGA
- a CDS encoding Cytochrome P450 4V3 — MHSELLPSIEQCMQQTRMQKSPHKTIVQLALKSLLGASDKEEAPPVDQRFVDTVVSPLKLFMLAGTRHNDDGIFSWPRLGCQSC; from the coding sequence ATGCACAGCGAGCTGCTGCCCTCAATCGAGCAGTGCATGCAACAAACGAGGATGCAGAAGAGCCCTCACAAGACCATCGTTCAACTGGCGCTGAAGTCACTTCTCGGCGCGTCCGACAAAGAGGAGGCGCCTCCCGTGGACCAGCGGTTCGTCGATACCGTCGTCTCCCCGCTCAAGCTGTTCATGTTAGCGGGGACACGACACAACGACGACGGAATCTTTTCGTGGCCACGACTCGGTTGCCAATCCTGCTAA
- a CDS encoding Cytochrome P450 4V3, with protein sequence MGIFTPGKEKSLAGPVASRLRGGGGKTPRSHLVRSTLTPLTENLDMISFDGEEWKTGRARFNPSFSSKNSWSLVPGVIEDVEVFAGLLRQRAGTDGSWGEVFPLEDLTTNLTIDIIGRAVLDVELNEQTAGPSRFKGHFLDQISRCIVVVNINTWQY encoded by the exons ATGGGCATTTTCACGCCCGGTAAGGAAAAGAGCCTGGCGGGCCCTGTCGCTTCGCGTCTGcgcggtggtggcggta AGACACCGCGCAGCCACCTCGTCAGGTCAACCCTCACGCCGCTGACGGAGAACCTGGACATGATCAGCTTCGATGGCGAAGAGTGGAAGACGGGGCGCGCCCGGTTCAACCCGAGCTTCAGCAGCAAGAACTCTTGGAGCCTGGTTCCCGGAGTGATCGAGGATGTTGAGGTCTTCGCCGGCCTCTTGCGACAGCGAGCTGGGACCGACGGCAGCTGGGGCGAAGTGTTCCCTCTTGAAGACTTGACGACGAACCTGACCATTGATATCAtcggccgcgccgtcctcgacgtcgagctcaaCGAGCAGACCGCTGGCCCCAGCAGGTTCAAAGGCCACTTTCTGGACCAGATCTCGCGGTGCATTGTTgtcgtcaacatcaacacATGGCAATACTAA
- a CDS encoding GDSL-like Lipase/Acylhydrolase — translation MVSSQIHSKTPAMAHTSRVLLFGLLAAVHAADPYSQYRAVTPAFSSIVVFGDSFSDNGNGSARVSNNAWPTDKYYAGRFSNGPVWPEYVAANLSIPLYDYAVGGATTSNNLVQGYTGPGGTIAVPSVVDQLATFLDKTTPQGGAFAALDSAALAAPLFVVFAGANDILFNPNISASQTHQVLLQVATRLRDAYHSSEVLAISPPDVSKLPYGFYVDTPTKQSLQSYTALLGDLLGRFQRLAVHVDLRPLFEDFEYYAAPLAYGFDPLGKYGSCLEGAYGETPNVTVCEHAERRVYWDEYHPTTQAHSWIAKQVLDVLRGPF, via the exons ATGGTTTCCAGTCAAATCCATTCGAAAACCCCCGCAATGGCTCACACTTCTCGAGTCTTGTTGTTTGGCCTCCTCGCAGCGGTACACGCTGCGGACCCGTACTCGCAATATCGGGCAGTGACCCCCGCGTTCTCCAGCATCGTCGTGTTCGGTGATTCGTTTAGCGACAACG GCAACGGGTCGGCTCGGGTATCGAACAATGCATGGCCTACAGACAAATA CTATGCCGGACGCTTTTCCAACGGCCCCGTCTGGCCCGAATACGTAGCCGCCAACTTGTCGATCCCGCTCTACGACTACGCAGTGGGAGGCGCCACTACATCCAACAACTTGGTGCAGGGATACACCGGACCAGGCGGGACGATTGCGGTGCCTTCGGTGGTCGATCAACTCGCCACCTTTCTGGACAAGACCACTCCCCAGGGAGGGGCCTTCGCGGCCTTGGACTCGGCAGCCCTGGCCGCACCATTGTTCGTCGTGTTCGCCGGAGCCAACGACATCCTGTTCAACCCCAACATCAGTGCTTCGCAGACACACCAGGTCTTGCTTCAAGTGGCGACGCGCCTGCGGGATGCGTATCACAGCTCAGAAGTCCTCGCCATTTCACCTCCGGATGTGTCGAAGCTCCCCTACGGCTTCTACGTGGATACCCCGACGAAGCAGAGTCTGCAGAGCTACACGGCCCTTCTGGGAGACCTGCTTGGCCGCTTCCAGAGGCTGGCAGTCCATGTTGATCTTCGACCGCTCTTTGAGGATTTCGAGTATTACGCCGCGCCTCTGGCGTACGGGTTCGACCCTCTGGGCAAGTACGGCAGTTGCTTGGAGGGGGCATATGGCGAGACGCCGAATGTGACGGTCTGCGAACATGCCGAGAGGAGGGTTTACTGGGACGAGTATCA TCCCACAACCCAGGCACACTCGTGGATCGCCAAACAAGTCCTCGACGTTCTCAGGGGTCCGTTTTGA